The following proteins come from a genomic window of Leptospira bandrabouensis:
- a CDS encoding acetoacetate--CoA ligase: protein MATQNILWTPHSKDTNLSRFSGHLESKFGKSFSDYVSFHKYSVDEYESFWKEWLTYSEFKLHKEPEKTIELGHHFSKSNWFPGALYNFAENLLEVGNPNDLALVFYSEDGKIQKLNYTELKNEVLKLQKHLISLGVKKGDRVVGLVPNAPISTIGMLATTSLGAIWSSASPDFGVRGILDRFEQINPKVLISVESYLFKGKKISITDKLEEVSLQLKNTNHSEFKQTLIYDFVEPIKDFGKIQLPYRYADITAVNSSDTISYTSISFSDPVYIMFSSGTTGLPKCIVQGGGVLLNHTKELSLHCNVSKHDRFFYYTTCGWMMWNWSQSVLALGATLYQFDGNPFHPSWETLWSMAEKESIKVFGTSAKYLSVLEEEKISIQSKYHLLELKVILSTGSPLPNSGFRYVYENIKKDVQLSSISGGTDLNGCFALGNPNLPVFEGQIQCKGLGMDVQVFDDMGKSVMNQKGELVCPTPFPSMPLFFWNDESGAKYKSAYFETYDNIWCHGDFASITAENGLVIYGRSDATLNPGGVRIGTADIYSVVSTIPEVKDSVIIGQEYKDDVRVVLFVVTAPGVTLDESLIKKIKDRIKLETSPRHVPALILSVPEIPYTVNGKKVEIAVKQTVAGLEVKNKNALANPNSLEFFKDRKELQV, encoded by the coding sequence ATTCTGTGGATGAATACGAATCATTTTGGAAAGAGTGGTTAACATACTCTGAATTTAAGTTACATAAAGAACCAGAAAAAACAATAGAATTGGGTCACCATTTTTCAAAGTCGAATTGGTTTCCTGGTGCATTGTATAATTTTGCTGAGAATTTATTAGAAGTGGGGAATCCGAACGATTTGGCTTTGGTGTTTTATTCCGAGGATGGAAAAATACAAAAGTTAAACTATACAGAACTTAAAAATGAAGTTTTAAAATTACAGAAACATTTGATATCGCTTGGTGTTAAAAAAGGTGATCGAGTGGTTGGACTGGTTCCAAATGCACCAATATCCACAATTGGAATGTTGGCAACTACTTCGTTAGGTGCTATTTGGTCAAGTGCATCACCTGATTTTGGTGTTCGAGGAATTTTAGACCGATTTGAACAAATTAATCCAAAGGTTTTGATCTCTGTAGAATCTTATTTATTTAAAGGTAAAAAGATTTCGATCACTGATAAATTAGAAGAAGTTTCTCTTCAATTAAAAAATACCAACCACTCCGAGTTCAAACAAACTTTGATTTATGATTTTGTAGAACCAATAAAAGATTTTGGAAAAATACAATTACCTTATAGATACGCAGATATTACTGCTGTGAATTCTTCGGATACAATATCTTACACCTCCATATCTTTTTCCGATCCGGTTTATATTATGTTTTCCTCAGGGACAACAGGTCTACCCAAATGTATTGTGCAAGGAGGGGGAGTTTTACTCAATCATACCAAAGAACTTTCGTTACATTGTAATGTATCGAAACATGATCGATTTTTTTATTATACAACTTGCGGATGGATGATGTGGAATTGGTCCCAGTCTGTTTTGGCTTTAGGCGCAACACTTTATCAATTTGATGGAAATCCTTTCCACCCATCTTGGGAAACTCTTTGGTCTATGGCTGAGAAAGAATCGATTAAGGTGTTTGGAACCAGTGCTAAATACCTTTCTGTTTTAGAAGAAGAAAAAATATCGATCCAGTCCAAATACCATTTACTTGAATTAAAAGTCATCCTTTCGACTGGTTCACCATTACCAAACTCTGGGTTTCGTTATGTTTATGAAAATATAAAGAAAGATGTACAATTGTCTTCTATATCTGGTGGAACCGACTTAAACGGATGTTTTGCTTTAGGAAATCCCAACTTACCAGTGTTTGAAGGTCAAATTCAATGTAAAGGCCTTGGAATGGATGTGCAAGTATTTGATGACATGGGTAAGTCCGTTATGAACCAAAAAGGGGAATTAGTTTGTCCAACCCCTTTTCCTTCTATGCCTCTTTTCTTTTGGAATGATGAATCGGGTGCAAAATACAAATCCGCTTATTTTGAAACCTATGATAATATTTGGTGTCATGGAGATTTTGCCTCGATCACAGCAGAAAATGGTTTGGTGATTTATGGTAGGTCGGATGCCACTTTAAACCCAGGTGGTGTGCGGATTGGGACTGCTGATATTTACTCTGTAGTTTCTACCATTCCTGAAGTGAAGGACAGTGTGATCATTGGCCAAGAGTATAAGGACGATGTGCGTGTGGTTTTGTTTGTGGTTACGGCGCCGGGAGTCACTCTAGACGAATCTTTAATTAAAAAAATTAAAGATCGTATCAAATTGGAAACTTCTCCGAGACATGTTCCAGCTTTAATACTTTCAGTTCCAGAAATCCCTTATACTGTGAATGGGAAAAAAGTAGAAATTGCCGTCAAACAAACCGTAGCTGGGCTTGAGGTGAAAAACAAAAACGCACTTGCCAATCCAAATTCACTGGAATTCTTTAAAGACAGAAAAGAGTTACAAGTATGA